A part of Corynebacterium afermentans subsp. lipophilum genomic DNA contains:
- the aspA gene encoding aspartate ammonia-lyase, whose translation MSTRTEEDLLGTAEVPADVYYGIHAQRAKDNFQISGSTVNDVPEFIRGMVQVKKATAMANRRLHALPKDKSEAIVAACDKILDEGVCMDQFPIDVFQGGAGTSLNMNTNEVVANLALELIGREKGDYSVINPNDDVNMSQSTNDAYPTGFRLGVYYAVQGLLEELDELQKALRAKGDEFADIIKMGRTQLQDAVPMTLGQEFTAFGANLAEEQRTISSAADSLLEVNLGATAIGTGINTPSGYRDQVVSALREVTGLDIQASPDLIEATSDTGGYVMMHSAIKRAAMKLSKICNDLRLLSSGPRAGLNEINLPERQAGSSIMPAKVNPVIPEVVNQVCFKVFGNDVTISMASEAGQLQLNVMEPVIGQALFESIRLLANAAKTLREKCVTGITANQDVCEAYVTNSIGIITYLNPVIGHHNGDLIGREAAETGKSVYDLVLEKGLIEEEDLKKLLSKENLMHPEYRGKLYVDDESSLEE comes from the coding sequence ATGAGCACTCGTACTGAAGAAGACCTCCTCGGCACCGCCGAGGTTCCCGCCGACGTCTACTACGGCATCCACGCCCAGCGCGCCAAGGACAATTTCCAGATCTCCGGTAGCACCGTCAACGACGTGCCGGAGTTCATTCGCGGCATGGTGCAGGTGAAGAAAGCCACCGCGATGGCTAACCGCCGCCTGCACGCCCTGCCGAAGGACAAGTCCGAAGCAATCGTGGCGGCCTGCGACAAGATCCTGGACGAGGGCGTGTGCATGGACCAGTTCCCGATCGACGTCTTCCAGGGCGGCGCGGGCACCTCGCTGAACATGAACACCAACGAAGTGGTGGCCAACCTCGCGCTCGAGCTGATCGGCCGCGAAAAGGGCGACTACTCGGTGATCAACCCGAACGACGACGTCAACATGTCGCAATCCACTAACGACGCGTACCCGACCGGTTTCCGCCTCGGCGTGTACTACGCCGTGCAGGGGCTGTTGGAGGAGCTCGACGAGCTGCAGAAGGCGCTGCGTGCGAAGGGCGACGAGTTCGCCGACATCATCAAGATGGGCCGCACCCAGCTCCAGGATGCCGTCCCGATGACCCTGGGCCAGGAATTCACCGCCTTCGGCGCCAACCTTGCCGAGGAGCAGCGCACCATCAGCAGCGCCGCCGACTCGCTGCTGGAGGTCAACCTGGGCGCGACCGCTATCGGCACCGGCATCAACACCCCGAGCGGCTACCGTGACCAGGTGGTCTCCGCGCTGCGCGAGGTCACCGGTCTGGACATCCAGGCGTCGCCGGACCTGATCGAGGCGACTTCCGACACCGGCGGTTACGTGATGATGCACAGCGCTATCAAGCGCGCCGCGATGAAGCTGTCGAAGATCTGCAACGACCTGCGCCTGCTGTCTTCCGGCCCGCGCGCCGGTCTGAACGAAATCAACCTGCCGGAGCGTCAGGCGGGTTCCTCGATCATGCCGGCGAAGGTCAACCCGGTGATCCCCGAAGTGGTCAACCAAGTCTGCTTCAAGGTCTTCGGCAACGACGTGACCATCTCCATGGCCTCCGAGGCGGGGCAGCTCCAGCTCAACGTGATGGAGCCGGTGATCGGTCAAGCACTGTTCGAGTCCATCCGCCTGCTCGCCAACGCGGCGAAGACCCTGCGCGAGAAGTGCGTCACCGGCATCACTGCCAACCAGGATGTGTGCGAGGCGTACGTGACTAACTCCATCGGGATTATCACCTACCTCAACCCGGTGATCGGCCACCACAACGGCGACCTTATCGGCCGCGAGGCGGCAGAAACCGGCAAGAGTGTCTACGACCTCGTGCTGGAGAAGGGCCTCATCGAGGAAGAAGATCTGAAGAAGCTGCTGAGCAAGGAAAACCTCATGCACCCCGAGTACCGGGGCAAGCTCTACGTCGACGACGAGTCGAGCTTGGAAGAGTAG
- a CDS encoding RecB family exonuclease has product MSNASTPPRPIAISPSRASDYKRCPLQYRLRAIDKIPEPSTEAQVKGTLVHAVLEEMFAWPREERTYPAAVKRLKPNWEKMREADPSCAEPVADEYQLLVDARTLLRGYFTMENPLGFDAHAQEMPVDFTLPNGVPVRGFIDRVDIAPTGEVRVVDYKTGKKPLPRYSQDAQFQMRFYALVYWRMFGVVPTQLKLMYLKVMDSLILAPSREELEYFERDLAELWWKIEADGKSGNFRPQQSKLCGWCAFQHLCPVFGGTPPEYPGWPGSRAEQPEA; this is encoded by the coding sequence ATGTCGAACGCCAGCACTCCCCCACGCCCAATTGCCATCTCGCCCTCGCGCGCCTCAGACTACAAACGCTGCCCGCTGCAGTACAGGCTGCGCGCCATTGACAAGATCCCGGAACCGTCCACCGAGGCGCAGGTCAAAGGCACACTGGTGCACGCCGTGCTGGAGGAAATGTTCGCCTGGCCGCGCGAGGAACGCACGTATCCGGCGGCGGTGAAGCGGCTCAAGCCGAACTGGGAGAAGATGCGCGAAGCCGACCCCTCTTGCGCGGAGCCGGTCGCGGACGAGTACCAGTTGCTTGTGGACGCCCGCACGCTGCTGCGCGGCTACTTCACCATGGAAAACCCGCTGGGATTCGACGCGCACGCCCAAGAGATGCCGGTGGACTTCACGCTGCCGAACGGGGTGCCGGTGCGAGGGTTCATCGACCGTGTGGACATTGCTCCCACCGGCGAGGTGCGCGTGGTCGACTACAAAACCGGCAAGAAGCCGCTGCCGCGCTACTCGCAGGACGCGCAGTTCCAGATGCGCTTCTACGCGTTGGTGTACTGGCGCATGTTCGGGGTAGTGCCCACGCAGCTGAAGCTGATGTATCTGAAAGTCATGGACTCGTTGATCCTTGCCCCGTCGCGCGAGGAACTGGAGTACTTCGAGCGCGACCTAGCGGAGCTGTGGTGGAAGATCGAGGCCGACGGTAAATCAGGCAACTTCCGCCCGCAGCAGTCCAAGCTGTGCGGCTGGTGCGCCTTCCAGCACCTGTGCCCGGTCTTCGGCGGCACTCCCCCGGAATACCCCGGGTGGCCGGGGTCGCGGGCGGAGCAGCCTGAGGCCTAG
- a CDS encoding anaerobic C4-dicarboxylate transporter, producing the protein MLLAVHIIILLGAIVVGARMGSIAIGFAGGLGVLLLGATGMPVSAEAIPFDVIGIIMCVIAAISAMQLAGGMDYLVDLAERFLRRNPKRITVYAPIVTWLMTVLAGTGHTAFSTMPVIVEVAKEGKVRPSRPLAAAVIASQMAIVASPISAAVVFMASALEPLGVGYLQLLAVMIPATFLAIFPMAWIANKTGAELEDDPVYRKRVSEGLVAQPASREHYVPPQGAKASVGIFLAAIVIVMVYATLISDQVGLISDPTIPRNEAIMAIMLGAAAAIVLVTRTTAAEILNTQVFRSGMSACVCVLGVAWLGTTFINYYIEDIQNIAGDVLTAKPWLLAVVLFIAASLLYSQAATAKALIPAALAIGVSPLTALAAFPAVSALFVLPTYPTLLAAVEMDDTGSTRIGKYVFNHPFLVPGVVCIFVSVILGYAIGAVVV; encoded by the coding sequence GTGTTACTCGCCGTCCACATCATCATCCTCCTCGGAGCGATTGTGGTGGGAGCGCGGATGGGCTCTATCGCCATCGGCTTCGCCGGCGGACTCGGCGTGCTACTGCTGGGCGCCACCGGGATGCCGGTCAGCGCGGAAGCCATCCCGTTCGATGTCATCGGCATCATCATGTGCGTCATCGCGGCTATCTCCGCGATGCAGCTCGCCGGCGGCATGGACTACCTGGTGGACCTGGCAGAGCGCTTCCTGCGCCGCAACCCGAAGCGCATCACGGTCTACGCCCCAATTGTCACTTGGCTGATGACGGTGCTCGCCGGCACCGGCCACACCGCATTTTCCACCATGCCCGTCATCGTGGAGGTGGCCAAGGAGGGCAAGGTGCGGCCCTCGCGCCCACTGGCGGCGGCCGTGATCGCCTCACAGATGGCTATCGTCGCCTCGCCGATTTCCGCCGCGGTGGTGTTCATGGCCTCGGCGCTCGAGCCGCTCGGTGTGGGCTACCTCCAGCTGCTGGCGGTGATGATCCCCGCGACGTTCTTGGCAATTTTCCCCATGGCCTGGATCGCCAACAAGACGGGCGCGGAGCTCGAAGATGATCCGGTCTACCGCAAGCGAGTGTCCGAAGGCCTCGTTGCGCAGCCGGCTTCGCGCGAGCACTACGTCCCGCCCCAAGGTGCAAAGGCCTCGGTGGGGATCTTCCTCGCCGCGATTGTGATCGTGATGGTCTACGCCACGCTGATCTCTGATCAGGTGGGGCTCATTTCGGATCCGACAATCCCGCGAAACGAAGCGATCATGGCCATCATGCTCGGCGCCGCGGCAGCCATCGTGCTGGTCACCCGCACGACGGCAGCGGAGATCCTGAACACGCAGGTGTTCCGTTCGGGCATGTCCGCCTGCGTGTGCGTGCTCGGTGTGGCCTGGCTGGGCACGACGTTCATCAACTACTACATCGAGGACATCCAGAACATCGCCGGCGACGTGCTCACCGCGAAGCCGTGGCTGCTCGCGGTCGTGCTTTTCATCGCCGCATCGCTGCTGTACTCCCAAGCAGCCACGGCGAAGGCGCTCATCCCGGCAGCGCTTGCGATTGGGGTGAGCCCGCTGACTGCGCTCGCCGCCTTCCCCGCAGTCTCGGCACTGTTCGTGCTGCCGACGTACCCGACGTTGCTCGCCGCGGTGGAGATGGATGACACCGGTTCCACCCGCATTGGCAAATACGTGTTTAACCACCCGTTCCTCGTTCCGGGAGTGGTGTGCATCTTTGTCAGCGTAATTCTGGGTTATGCAATCGGCGCCGTTGTAGTGTGA
- a CDS encoding HAD family hydrolase, producing MSRPAAVLWDMDGTLIDTEPLWGKATYELGELLGRPLTPEVRAKTIGGSFPNTLNVVAEWAGYELQDGDLERYRTWMFDRMRELFATGIELNPGIGGVLESLARRGTPMFICTNTERVVADPCIDAIGRDFFAGTITGDEVAHAKPAPDMYLEAARRVGAAPGECLVVEDSWHGMSAAAAARCAVLGLAEEVPAGVLKFAADNFVGSGASDVDDWFSAARQA from the coding sequence TTGAGTAGGCCGGCCGCCGTCCTCTGGGACATGGACGGCACCCTCATCGACACGGAACCGCTGTGGGGCAAGGCCACGTACGAGCTCGGCGAGCTGCTAGGCCGCCCGCTGACCCCGGAGGTGCGCGCCAAAACCATCGGCGGCAGCTTCCCCAACACCTTGAACGTGGTGGCCGAGTGGGCGGGTTACGAGCTGCAAGACGGCGACCTGGAGCGCTACCGCACCTGGATGTTCGACCGCATGCGCGAGCTGTTCGCCACCGGCATCGAGCTCAACCCCGGCATCGGCGGCGTGCTCGAGTCGCTCGCACGGCGGGGCACGCCGATGTTCATCTGCACTAACACAGAGCGGGTGGTAGCGGATCCGTGCATTGACGCGATCGGGCGCGACTTCTTCGCAGGCACCATCACCGGCGACGAAGTGGCGCACGCGAAGCCGGCGCCGGACATGTACCTCGAGGCAGCCCGGCGCGTGGGTGCGGCGCCGGGAGAGTGTCTCGTGGTGGAGGACTCCTGGCACGGCATGTCCGCCGCGGCCGCCGCCAGATGCGCGGTGCTGGGACTCGCCGAGGAGGTTCCCGCCGGTGTGTTGAAGTTCGCCGCGGACAACTTCGTCGGCTCGGGCGCTAGTGACGTGGACGATTGGTTTTCTGCAGCTCGACAGGCATAA
- a CDS encoding formate--tetrahydrofolate ligase — protein sequence MTAQPLTDVEIAQAHTLAPIGEIAEKAGVSDDALIPYGKHMAKVDITQNPGNAPGKLVLVTGVSPTPAGEGKSTTLIGLTDALTKLGKNAMVALREPSLGPVMGIKGGAAGGGYSQVVPMEQINLHFTGDFHAITSANNTLAALIDNHIHQGNALNIDPRRVTWQRCVDVNDRALRNVVTGLGGPAHGVPAETGFTITAASEIMAILGLATDLEDLKQRLANITIGLTYDKKPVTAGDLGAQGAMAALLKDAVNPNLVQTLGGTPAFIHGGPFANIAHGCNTLIATRTAQQYADIVLTEAGFGSDLGAEKFFDIKARYGDLDVAGAVIVATIRSIKHNAGVAKADLSAENVAALEEGVVNLERHVENVRKFGVTPVVALNRFATDSEAELEFLKNWAQAKDIALAEADVWAKGGDGALELAQTLLDNLTEGTSHPLYDPAEGVEASIETIAKEIYRAADVQYSAAALKDLQTLKDNGFDNLPVCISKTQYSFSDDPAQLGAPEGHTLHVRNIVPRTGAGFVLVLTGDVMTMPGLPKQPAANNIDVDADGVVSGLF from the coding sequence ATGACTGCACAACCGTTGACTGACGTCGAAATTGCTCAGGCCCACACACTCGCCCCGATTGGGGAGATCGCTGAGAAGGCTGGGGTATCCGACGATGCGCTGATCCCGTACGGCAAGCACATGGCCAAGGTGGACATCACCCAGAACCCGGGCAACGCCCCCGGCAAGCTCGTCCTGGTCACCGGTGTCTCGCCGACCCCCGCGGGCGAGGGCAAGTCCACCACGCTGATTGGCCTGACGGACGCGCTGACGAAGCTGGGCAAAAACGCCATGGTGGCGCTGCGCGAGCCGTCGCTCGGCCCCGTGATGGGCATCAAGGGCGGCGCTGCCGGCGGCGGTTACTCCCAGGTGGTGCCGATGGAGCAGATCAACCTGCACTTCACCGGAGATTTCCACGCGATCACCAGCGCTAACAACACACTGGCCGCGCTCATTGACAACCACATCCACCAGGGCAACGCGCTGAACATCGATCCGCGCCGTGTGACCTGGCAGCGCTGTGTGGACGTCAACGACCGCGCGCTGCGTAACGTCGTCACCGGGCTGGGCGGACCGGCCCACGGTGTCCCGGCGGAGACCGGCTTCACCATCACCGCCGCCTCTGAGATCATGGCGATTCTGGGCCTGGCCACGGACCTGGAGGACCTGAAGCAGCGCCTGGCCAACATCACCATCGGGCTGACCTACGACAAGAAGCCAGTCACGGCCGGTGACCTCGGTGCCCAGGGCGCGATGGCCGCGCTGCTCAAGGACGCGGTCAACCCGAACCTCGTGCAGACTCTCGGCGGGACGCCTGCGTTCATCCACGGCGGCCCGTTCGCCAACATCGCCCACGGCTGCAACACCCTGATTGCCACCCGCACCGCCCAGCAGTACGCCGACATCGTGCTCACGGAGGCCGGCTTCGGCTCCGACCTGGGCGCGGAGAAGTTCTTCGACATCAAGGCGCGCTACGGGGACCTCGACGTCGCCGGTGCCGTCATTGTGGCCACGATCCGCTCCATCAAGCACAACGCGGGCGTGGCCAAGGCGGACCTGTCGGCGGAGAACGTCGCCGCCCTGGAGGAGGGCGTTGTCAACCTCGAGCGCCACGTGGAGAATGTGCGCAAGTTCGGCGTGACCCCTGTGGTTGCGCTCAACCGCTTCGCCACCGATTCCGAGGCCGAGCTCGAATTCCTGAAGAACTGGGCGCAGGCTAAGGACATCGCGCTGGCTGAGGCGGATGTGTGGGCGAAGGGCGGCGACGGCGCGCTCGAGCTCGCCCAGACCCTGCTGGACAACCTCACCGAGGGCACTTCGCACCCGCTCTACGACCCCGCCGAAGGTGTGGAGGCGTCCATCGAGACCATCGCGAAGGAGATCTACCGCGCCGCCGACGTGCAGTACTCCGCCGCAGCGCTAAAGGACCTGCAGACCCTCAAGGACAACGGCTTTGACAACCTGCCGGTGTGCATCTCCAAGACGCAGTACTCCTTCTCGGACGACCCGGCCCAGCTCGGCGCGCCGGAGGGCCACACGCTGCACGTGCGCAACATCGTCCCGCGCACCGGCGCCGGCTTCGTGCTGGTGCTCACCGGCGACGTGATGACCATGCCGGGTCTGCCGAAGCAGCCGGCCGCCAACAACATCGACGTGGACGCGGACGGCGTGGTTTCCGGCCTGTTCTAG